The Corallococcus caeni genomic interval AGACGCACGAGTACGCCGCGGAGGTGGTGGCCACGGGCGAGGTGCCGGACCTGGACCTGGCGCTCCTGCGCGTGACGGGCGTGACGTGGCCCGTGGCGGAGCTGGCGGCGGACGACGAGCCGGAGCCCGGCGAGGACGTGGTGGTGGCGGCGTCCCCGTACGGCCGCGCGCTGTCCATCTCCGGCGGCATGGTGTCCCAGGTGGAGTGGGACAAGCAGACGAAGCACCCGCGCATGCTCAAGACGGACGCGCCCATCGGCTACGGGGCCTCCGGCGGCGGCATCTTCAGCATGGAGACGGGGCGGCTGCTGGCCATCGTGGAGGGCTACCGCACCGCGAAGGTGGACTTCGAGGTCGCCGCCCAGAACTTCAGCTTCGACGTGCCCATGCCCGGGGAGACGTTCGCCGCGCCCAGCGCCAAGGTGCGCGGCTTCCTGCAGGCGAAGGGCTTCGGCCGGCTGCTGGAGCGCGCCGCGGACGCGGACGGGGCGGGGCCACAGAAGACCGCGAGTCGCTGATCCGACAGCGCCCCGGCCTGGAAGTTGGTGCGGGCCTGATCCAGCGTTAGAGCTGCGGGCTCATCCGCTGGAGGGTTCACGCGCATGTCCGCTCGGGGCAATTGGGATCAGTACTTCATGGACATCGCCCAGCAGGTGGCCACCCGCGCCACCTGCGACCGCAAGCACGTGGGCGCGGTGCTGGTGCGGGACAAGACCATCCTGTCCACCGGCTACAACGGCGCCATCCGCGGCCTGCCTCACTGTGACGAGGTGGGCCACATGATGGAGAACGGCCACTGCGTGGCCACCGTCCACGCGGAGGCCAACGCCATCATCCAGGCGGCGAAGAACGGCGTCGGCATCGACGGGGCGACCATCTACACGACCGCCAGCCCCTGCTGGCCGTGCTTCAAGCTGATCGCCAACAGTGGCTGCACCCGCATCGTGTTCGGCGAGTTCTACCGCGACCCCCGCATCTTCGAGTACGCGGCCCGCCTGGGCCTCCAGCTCGTCGGCCTGGGTGCCGCCGCGCAGCCTCCGGCGTCCGCAACCGGGACCTGAAGGCGACGCCCTGTCCGGGGGTGGACAACCCCTGGACGCGCTGATCGCCCGGTGCAGGGTTCCCGTTCGTTGAATGACACTTGTGAGAGGGTCTAAGTGGTTGTTCCGACACGGGAATTTTAGAATTCCGGCAAGAATTACCGACCCAGGGTTGACGATCCCCGGGGTGCTCCCTAAATCCTGGCTCCGGTAGGGCGGCGGCGGGGGTGGGGAGACGGAAATTCCTAGGAGTTCCAGGTGGTTAGCTCAACAGCAATTGCCAGCAGTGTGCCTTCTGTCCAGGATGTGTCGGATCCCGTGGTGGGCGCTGCCCGCTATGACGCGGTTCCGCCGTTGATGGACAGCCTGTTGCACGACGTGCGCAACCCGCTCAACGCGCTGGCCATCCATCTCGAGGTGCTCTCCGAGAAGCTCAAGGGCGAGTCCGGCCAGGTGCCGGCCACGCAGGAGAAGAACCTCAAGGCCATGCGCGAGCAGATCGCCCGCGTGGACGGCCTGCTCAAGCTCTTCTCGGACTTCATCGTGTTTCGCGGGGCGGGCCCCTCCGGGGACGCGCCGCTGTCGGACGCCACCGGCAAGGCCCTGGACGTGCTGGGCCATGAGAGCCGCCGGCGCCGCCTCCAGGTCACGCGCGCCATCGAGCCGGACGTGCAGGCCCGCCTGGAGGACACCACCGAGCTGGGGTTCTTCCTGGTGCAGGTGCTGATGCGCGCCTTCCAGCGCGCGGAGTCCGGCGGCACCGTGGTCGTCGCCGTCCGCGCCGAGGGCCCTCGAGCGGTGCTGGAGGTCGTGGACGGCTCCTCGGCGCCCGAGCGGGCGACGGACACCGTGGCCGCGCTGACGCTCCGCGCGGCGCAGCTGGGCATCGAGTTCGCTATTCAGGCGGGGACGTGCCGCCTCGTGTTCCCGCGCGCCTGAGGTTCCCCCCTTCAGGCGCTGACGGTCTTCCATCCGGTTTCATCACGCTTCATCGCAGTGGAGGTTTTCACCTTGGGCAGCGCACGAATCCTGGCCGTGGATGACGAACGTGAGACCTGCGAGGCCCTGGCGGAGATGCTGTCCGCCTGGGGTCACAAGGTCGAGACCGCGTTCGACGGGCATGACGCCCTCCGCAAGGCCGGCGAGTTCCGGCCCGACGTCGTCCTTTCGGACCTCGCCATGCCGGAGACGGACGGCCTGTGGCTCCTGCGCAACCTGCGCGAGGAGCTGCCGGACTGCCCGGTGGTGTTCCTCACCGGCCGCGGCACCATCGACACCGCGGTGGAGTCCATCCGCGAGGGCGCCTACGACTTCATCGTGAAGCCGCTGGACACCGCGCGGCTCAAGGTCTGCATCGACCGCGCGCTGGAGAAGAAGGAGACCATGCGCGAGGTGCAGACGCTCCGGCGCCGCCTCAAGCAGCTGGGCTCCACGGACCTCATCGCCGGCTCCACCGGGATGCGCAAGGTCATCGAGATGATCGAGAAGGTGGCCCCCTCCAAGGCCTCTGTCTCCATCAGCGGCGAGTCCGGTACGGGCAAGGAAGTGGTGGCCCGCACGGTGCACAACCTGTCCCTGCGCCGCGACAAGCCCTTCATCGCCATCAACTGCGCGTCCATCCCCGCGACGCTGATTGAGTCTGAGCTCTTCGGCCACGAGCGCGGCGCCTTCACCGGCGCGGATCAGCGGCGCCCGGGCGTGTTCGAGATGGCCCACGGCGGCACGCTGTTCCTGGACGAGTTGGGTGAAATCCCCATCGACCTGCAGGCCAAGCTGCTGCGCGTGCTGGAAGAGGGCCGCCTGCGCCGGCTGGGCGGCAAGGTGGAGATCGAAGTGGACGTGCGCGTGCTGTCCGCCACGAACCGCGACCTGAAGCAGGAGATCAAGAACCAGCGCTTCCGCGAGGACCTCTACTTCCGCCTCAACGTGTTCCAGCTGCACCTGCCGCCC includes:
- a CDS encoding S1C family serine protease, with amino-acid sequence MNRLLLGTPLLWALVSCASAPSQSPSDTPVATHTQAPLRVERVLSRPEPTPQPTRKAMVRRILPLNVRLVTTEGGKVRRSASGVVIGTEVGEAGPVSYVVTNAHAVEQGDLTDPVLKVVLDRRAETHEYAAEVVATGEVPDLDLALLRVTGVTWPVAELAADDEPEPGEDVVVAASPYGRALSISGGMVSQVEWDKQTKHPRMLKTDAPIGYGASGGGIFSMETGRLLAIVEGYRTAKVDFEVAAQNFSFDVPMPGETFAAPSAKVRGFLQAKGFGRLLERAADADGAGPQKTASR
- the nla6 gene encoding enhancer binding protein Nla6 — protein: MGSARILAVDDERETCEALAEMLSAWGHKVETAFDGHDALRKAGEFRPDVVLSDLAMPETDGLWLLRNLREELPDCPVVFLTGRGTIDTAVESIREGAYDFIVKPLDTARLKVCIDRALEKKETMREVQTLRRRLKQLGSTDLIAGSTGMRKVIEMIEKVAPSKASVSISGESGTGKEVVARTVHNLSLRRDKPFIAINCASIPATLIESELFGHERGAFTGADQRRPGVFEMAHGGTLFLDELGEIPIDLQAKLLRVLEEGRLRRLGGKVEIEVDVRVLSATNRDLKQEIKNQRFREDLYFRLNVFQLHLPPLRERRDDVPILVQHFVDKFRGDSAKRVSGVHPDAMEVLKNYDWPGNIRELRNAVERAVILCDGELITREHLPPDMAGKSPERHTFKLPFGLSLDAVEREYILGSLQRNGNNKARTAEVLGVSEKTLYNKLNRYAAENRAQGTPGGGSPLGGQGNDGPMGASSFLTR
- a CDS encoding deoxycytidylate deaminase; this encodes MSARGNWDQYFMDIAQQVATRATCDRKHVGAVLVRDKTILSTGYNGAIRGLPHCDEVGHMMENGHCVATVHAEANAIIQAAKNGVGIDGATIYTTASPCWPCFKLIANSGCTRIVFGEFYRDPRIFEYAARLGLQLVGLGAAAQPPASATGT
- a CDS encoding histidine kinase dimerization/phospho-acceptor domain-containing protein, coding for MVGAARYDAVPPLMDSLLHDVRNPLNALAIHLEVLSEKLKGESGQVPATQEKNLKAMREQIARVDGLLKLFSDFIVFRGAGPSGDAPLSDATGKALDVLGHESRRRRLQVTRAIEPDVQARLEDTTELGFFLVQVLMRAFQRAESGGTVVVAVRAEGPRAVLEVVDGSSAPERATDTVAALTLRAAQLGIEFAIQAGTCRLVFPRA